In Luteimonas viscosa, the genomic window CCGTGCCTTCGCCGGCTTCCACCAGTTCCCACAGCTTCGCGGCGTTGGCGTCGGTGAGGTCGCCCGCGCCCGCCACGGGGAGGGCGTGGTAGGCCATGCCCGCGCCGGTCACTTCCGCGCGGGCGTCGCGGCCCTTCATTTCCGCCTCGGGCCGCAGGTTGACCACGGTGGTCACGCCGTCGTCCGCCAGCCGTTGCCAGTCGGAGGCGGCGGGCTGTCCGGCGGTGAGCAGGCCCGGGCGCGGCGCGTGCAGGGCGGGGATGGCCTGGGGCGCGGCGGCGGTGCCGGCGCCGGCCACCGGCGCGGGCGAGGTGGCGCAGCCGGCGGCAAGCGCGGCGGCGGCGAAACACGCGGCCAGGGCGGTGGTGCGCGGGATGGGCAGGGGCATGGCGGTGCTCCGCGGCGGGCGAGCCTCCACTTTACGCTTCCCGAATGCGGGGCGTGACAGCATCGCTGCACCCATGCCGCCACGCCCGCCGCCCCCGTGACGCCCGTCGTCGCCCCGTTCTTCCACGAGCCCAGCAGCACCTGGAGCTACGTGGTGTCCGATCCGGGCACGCGCCAGGCGGCGATCGTCGATCCGGTGCTGGATTTCGACGCGGCCTCGGGCCACACCGGTACCGCGTCGGCCCAGGGCCTGCTCGACCACGTGCACGGCAAGGGCCTGGACGTGCGCTGGCTGCTCGAAACGCACGCCCACGCCGACCACCTGTCCGCGGGCCATTGGCTCAAGGGGCGCCTGCCGGCGGCCACGCTGGCGATCGGCGAAGGCATCCGCACGGTGCAGGCGCGTTTCGCGCGGATGTTCAACCTGGGCGGCGATTTCCCGGTGGACGGCTCGCAGTTCGACCACCTGTTCGCCGACGGCGAGGGGTTCACGGTGGGCGGCATCGACGCGAGGGTGATCGCGGTGCCCGGGCACACCAGCGACAGCTGCGCATACCTGGTGGGCAATGCGCTGTTCACCGGCGATTCGCTGTTCATGCCCGACGGTGGCACCGCGCGCTGCGATTTTCCCGGGGGCAGCGCCGCGCAGCTGTTCCGCTCGATCCAGCGGCTCTACGCCCTGCCCGAGCCCACCCGCGTGTTCGTCTGCCACGACTACGGACCGGACGGCCGCGACGTGGCCTGTGAGACCAGCATCGGCGCGCAGAAGCGCGGCAACATCCACGTGCGCGCCGACACGACGGAAGGCGAGTTCGTCGCCGTGCGCGAGGCGCGCGACCGCACGCTGGACATGCCGGCGCTGATCCTGCCCGCGGTGCAGGTCAACATCCGCGCCGGCGCCCTGCCCGAGCCCGACGACAACGGCGTGCGCTACCTGCGGATTCCGATCGATACGTTGTGAGCGGCGGTGGTATCGCGGAGCTCCCGAGCCGCGGGAAATATCCGCGCGCGCGCCGCCGCAAGCCGCACGACCACGCCACGTTCGCGCAGCGCACGGCATGCTGCGCACCTGCCACACGGAGATCGCGATGAAGCCCGTCCGCAAGCGCGCCTTCCCGGTCGAACGCATCCGCCGGTTCCTCGAGCCGGGCCCGGTCCTGCTGCTGTGCACGCAATGGCGGGACGAGCGCGCGGTGATGACGCTGGGCTGGCACATGATGCTGGGCTACGACCTGGTGGGCACGTACATCTGGGACGCCAACCGCAGCCACGCGCTGGCGCGGCGCAGCCGCGAGTGCACGATCAACCTGCCCACCGCCGACCTGCTGGACGTGGTGGTGGGTATCGGCAACTGCTCGAGCCGCGAGGTCGACAAGTTCGAACGCTTCGGCCTGGACGCAGCGCCGTCGCGCCAGGTGGCCGCACCGGGGATCGCGCAATGCCACGCCACGCTCGAATGCACACTGCACGAAACACGGATCACCCGGGACTATCCGCTGTTCGTCTGGCGCGTGGTGGCGGCGCGCGCGGCCACGTCGCCGAAGCTGCCGCGCACCGTGCACTATCGCGGCGAGGGCCGGTTCATGCTGTCGGGCGACGAGGTGTCGCGCCGGCGCCTGTTCCGCCCCGACATGCTCGAACAGTGACGACGGAGCCACGATGACCCAGATGCTCACCGACCTCGACGATGCCGTCGGCTGGATGCTCGAACACCTGCCGCGCGAGTTGCAGGTAGGCGCGCCGCTCGGGCTGGGCAAGCCGCATCGCCTGCTCAACGCGCTGTACACGCGCGTGGCCGCCGATCCGGCGCGGCCGATGACGCTGTACACGGCGCTGTCGCTGGATCCGCCGCGCGCGGCGCCTGGGCTGGAGCGACGCTTCCTCGAGCCGTTCGCGCAGCGCCATTTCGGCGCGGATTTCCCGCGACTGGCCTACGTCGATGCGCAGCGGCGCGATGCCCTGCCCCCGCACGTGTCGGTGGAGGAGTTCTACCTGCAGTCGGGCGCGCTGCTGGGCTCGTCACAGGCGCAGCGGCGCTATGCCAGCCTCAACTACACCCACGTGGCGCGCGCGCTCGCCGACCGCGGCGTGAACTGCATCGTGCAGAAGGTGGCCGCGAACGAAGACGGCACGCAGCTCTCGCTGTCTTCCAACACCGACCTGACCTTCGATGCGGTGGACGCGATCGTGGCCGCCGGGCTGCCGCGGCCGATGCTGGTGGCCGAGATCGATCCGCAGCTGCCCTGGCTGGACGGCACCGCCGCGGTCGACGCCGAGTGGTTCGACCTGGTGGTGGCGCCGCCCGCGCCCTACCCGCGGCTGTTCGCGCTGCCGCGCCAGCCGGTGGGCGTGGCCGAGCATGCGATCGGGCTGTATGCCAGCACCCTGGTGCGCGACGGCGGCACGCTGCAGATCGGTATCGGTGCGCTGTCGGACGCGCTGTGCCATGCGCTGGCGCTGCGCCACGAGGACAACGCCGCCTACCGTCGCGTGCTGCATGCGCTGGATCCTTCCATCGAGCGGCATCCGGCGGTGCGGGCCAGCGGCGGGCTCGACCCCTTCGCGCAGGGACTGTACGGCTGCAGCGAGATGATCAACGAAGGCTTCCGCCGGCTGGTGGACGCGGGCGTGATCCGGCGCAAGGTGGTCGACAAGGCCTCGCTGATGCAGCGCGTGAACGAAGGCGGCGCCAGCGCGCTCGACCTGGAGCTGGTGGAGCGCGACGGTCAGTTCCTGCACGGCGCGTTCTACCTCGGCTCGCAGGACTTCTACGACTGGCTGCACGGGCTGGACGATGCCACCCGCAGCGGCATCGGCATGAAGCGCGTGAGCGAGGTCAACGAACTGTACGGGCTCGACGAAGGGCTCGAGCGCCTGCAGCGCCGCGACGGCCGCTTCTTCAACACCTGCATGATGGCGACCGCGCTGGGCGCGGCGGTGTCGGACGGGCTCGACGACGGCCGCGTGGTCTCGGGCGTGGGCGGGCAGTACAACTTCGTGGCGATGGCGCACGCACTGCCGGGCGGCCGCTCGGCGCTGCTGCTGCGGTCCACGCGCGAAGCCGGTGGCGAGGCCGAATCCAATATCCGCTGGAACTACGGCCACACCACCATCCCGCGCCACCTGCGCGATCTGTACATCACCGAGTACGGCATCGCCGACCTGCGCGGCCAGCCGGACGAGGACTGCATCGTGGCGATGGCGGGCGTGAGCGACGCGCGCTTCGCCGACGGGCTGCTGGCCACCGCGAAACGCCATCGCAAGCTGCGCGGCGACTTCGCCATGCCGGCAGCGTGGTCGGACCACAACGCCGACGCGCTGGCCGCGACGCTGGCGCCGTTCCGTCGCGACGGCACCCTGCCCGATTATCCGCTCGGCAGCGATTTCACCCCGGTGGAGCAGCGGCTGGTGCGGGCGCTGGGCTGGCTGAAGTCGCACACCGGGTCGCGTCGCGACAAGCTGGCGACGGTGGCGGCTGCGCTCGCGGGGCCGGGCGATGCGACCGATGCCGAGGCGATGGAACGCATGGACCTGTCGCAGCCGCGCTCGGCCGGCGACTGGCTGCAAGCGCGGTTGCTGCGCCTGGCGTTGCACCGCACGCAGGCAGCGGCGGCATGAACGCAACACTGCGATGCGGCCCCGGCGGCGCGCGATCACGACCCCAACCAGCGGCGGCGCGTATCATCGCGCCATGAGCACGAAAGCCGATTTGCTGCGCAGGGCCCTGCAGGCGCTGTCGCCCACGTACCTCGAGGTGGCGGACGAAAGCCACATGCACAGCCGTGGACTGGAGACGCATTACAAGGCGGTGATCGCCAGCGAAGCCTTCGCCGGCACGCGCGCGGTGCAGCGCCACCAGTTGGTCTACCGCACGCTCGGCCCGCTGATGCAACAGGTGCACGCACTTGCGCTGCATACCTACACGCCGGAAGAGTGGGCCCTGCAGGACGCGGCGCCCGACTCGCCGTCCTGCCGCGGCGGCAGCAAGCACGATCGCCCCGCGGGCTGAACTTCCGCGCATGGCGAAGCCCACGGTCGCCGGTCCGCCTGTCGTCAACGAACGCGGCGAGCGGCTGCTGGCGTTCCATGCCGCGCACGCGTCTCCTCCGCCCCGGCCCGCCGACTTCGCGCTGGTGCTGGCGTCGCGTGGCTCGCAGGTCCTGCTGGTCCGCAATGCACGCCGCGGCCTCTGGGAGCTGCCGGGCGGCTGGATCGAACCGGGCGAAGCGGCGGAGCATTGCGCGCTGCGCGAACTGCATGAGGAGTCCGGCTACCGCGCCACCGCCCTGCGTGCGCTGGGATGGATCGGGATCGCAGGGACGGCGACCGGGAATGGCGCGCCCTCGACCGGCGCGATCTTCGCTGCACGGATCGATGGCGAACACGCGTTCCTCGCAGGCGACGAGATCTCGGATGCGGCGCTGTGGCTACCAGCCGCGCTCCCGCCCGACACGTCCGCCATCGACGCCTGGCTGGTCGCGCGACTCGCGATGCCGGAATGAGCATGGGCGCTCGCCCCTGGCGCAGGATCACGATGTGGCAGGCGCCGAAAGTGTCGATACCGGTCACGGCACCATCGACAATCACGTGATCGCTACGTGTGCTTGGCGATCGATGCTCCGGGCAGGAAACCCGTCGACATATCGGGACGTTGGACGCTTCGTCAGGACGCCACCGAAAAATGACTTCCCCGCACGCGCGCGACCGCAAGCCAGCCCCGCCGTGGCCGCCGGCTTTGCGGCGAAATCAAGGGGGAGGCATCCGCCTGCAGGCGGATGCCGGAGGACATTCGCCGCAAAGGACCGGGGGTCGCGGCGGGGCCCGTCAGGTCGCGACGCGAGGGTGCGCAGATGCGGGATCGGCAGGTCGGCTATTCGTTGCCGACCTGTCGGAGGCGGGAACCAGCACGAGGACGGAGCACTCGCGTCCGCAAAGATGGGCCGACTTGCGCCGCGCGCTAGAGGGCCCTGGCCGCCTCGACCACCGCATCGACCGTGATGCCGAAGTGCTTGTACAGCTCGCCCGCCGGCGCGCTGGCACCGAAGGTGTCGATGCCGATCACGGCGCCATCGAGGCCCACGTACTGGCGCCAGAAACCGGTGACGCCCGCTTCCACGGCGATGCGCTTGCGCACGGCGTTCGGCAGCACGGATTCGCGGTAGGCCGCATCCTGGCGATCGAACACGGTGGTCGAAGGCATCGAAACCACGCGCACCTTATCGCCGAGTTGTTCGGCGGCCTTGGTCGCCAGTTCCACTTCCGAACCGGTGGCGATCAGGACCAGCTCGGGCGCGCCGACTGAATCCTTCAGCACATAACCACCGCGCGCGATGTCGCGCACCTGCTGCTCGTCACGCGGCTGGTGCTGCAGGTTCTGGCGCGAGAACACCAGGCAGGCAGGCCCATCCATGCGCTCGATCGCCGACTTCCATGCCACCGCCGACTCCACCGCGTCGCAGGGACGCCACACGTCGTTGTTGGGGATGTAGCGCAGCGAGGCCAGGTGCTCGACCGGCTGGTGGGTCGGGCCGTCCTCGCCCAGGCCGATCGAATCGTGGGTGTAGACGTGGATCGCGTGCGAGCGCATCAGCGCGCTCATGCGCACCGCGTTGCGCGCGTAGTCGCTGAAGACCAGGAAGGTCGCGTCGTAGGGGATGAAGCCGCAATGCATCGACAGCGCGTTGGCGATCGCGGTCATGGCGAACTCGCGCACGCCGTAGTTGATGTAGTTGGCCTCGGCCGACCCGCCGGTGACCGGCTGGCTGCCCTTCCACAGGGTGAGGTTGGAATGAGCGAGGTCGGCCGAGCCGCCGATCAGTTCCGGCAGCAGCGGCGCGAACGCCTCGATCGCCATCTGCGAAGCCTTGCGCGACGCGACCACCGGACCTTCGGTCTGGAGCTTCGCGATGTAGGCATCGGCCTGGCTGGAGAAGTCGGCCGGCAGCTCGCCGCGCAGGCGACGCCGCAGTTCGGTCGCCAGCTCCGGATGCGCCGCCGCATACGCCTCGAACAGCGCGTTCCATTCCGCTTCGCGCGTGGCGCCGGCGTCGTTGGCGCGCCAGGCATCGGCGATCGCCGGCGGCACTTCGAACGGTCCGTGCGGCCAGTCCAGCGCCTTGCGCGTGGCCTCGACCTCGTCCTTGCCCAGCGGCGCGCCGTGCGAGGACTCCTTGCCCGCCTTGGCCGGCGAACCGAAGCCGATCGTGGTGCGGCAGCACACCAGGGTGGGCTTGTCGTCGTGCTTGAGCGCGGTCTCGATCGCGATCCGGATCTCGTGCGGGTCGTGGCCGTCGACGTTGCGGATCACGCGCCAGCCGTAGGCCTCGAAGCGCGCCGGGGTGTCGTCGGTGAACCAGCCTTCGACCTCTCCGTCGATCGAGATGCCGTTGTCGTCCCAGAACGCCACCAGCTTGCCCAACCCCCAGGTGCCCGCCAGCGACGCGGCTTCGTGCGAGATGCCTTCCATCATGCAGCCGTCGCCCATGAACACCCAGGTGCGATGGTCGACCACGTCGAAGCCGGGGCGGTTGTAGCGCTGCGCCAGCAGCTTCTCGGCAAGCGCGAAGCCGACCGAGTTGGCGAAGCCCTGGCCGAGCGGACCCGTGGTCGTCTCGACGCCCGGCGTCATGAAATTCTCGGGATGCCCCGGTGTCTTCGACTCGAGCTGGCGGAAGCGCTTGATCTCATCGATCGACAGGTCGTAGCCGGACAGGTGCAGCAGCGCGTAGTGCAGCATCGAGCCGTGGCCGTTGGACAGCATGAAGCGGTCGCGGTCGGGCCAGCGCGGGTTGCCGGGGTTGTGCCGGAGGTAGTCGTTCCACAACACCTCGGCGATGTCGGCCATGCCCATGGGCATGCCGGGATGGCCGGACTTGGCCGCCTCGACACCGTCGATGGCGAGGAAACGGATGGCGTTGGCAAGCTCTCTGCGGCTGGGCGTCGTCATGTTCGGGCGTGTGCGGAAGGGGGTGGCCCCGGAACCGGGGCGCGCCATTGTCCCATGTCCCATGGGACATGTGGCGGACATCGCGACGATCGCGTGCGCTTTCGCCGGCAACCAATTGCGCCCGGGCATGCGCCGCGCGCGTTGGCGACAACGGATGCGGCGGTTCGTGCCGCCCGGGCGATCAGGCCCGCGGCACGGGTTCGGGTTCGGGCTCGGGTTCGCGCGCGCGCGCGAGCACCGAATCCGGATCGGTATCGGCCTCGCCCTTCGACACCAGCGCGGCGATGCCCAGGTCGCCGGTGACGTTGACCGTGGTCCGGCACATGTCGAGGAAATGATTGACGCCGAGCACCAGACCGATGCCCTCGGGCGGCACGCCGACCATCGCGCAGATCAGCGCGACCACCGGCAGCGAGCCCGACGGCACGCCGGCCGTGCCGATGCCACCGAGGATGCACACCAGCATCACCAGGAACTGCTGGCCGAAGGTCAGGTCCACGCCGAAGAACTGGGCGAGGAAGATCACGGTCACGCCCTCGAACAGCGCGGTGCCGTTCTGGTTGGCGGTCGCGCCGATGGTCAGCACGAAGCGCGAGACCTTCTTCGGCAGTTTCAGGTTCTCGTCCGCCACCTTCAGCGCGGTCGGCAGGGTGGCGTTGCTCGAGGCGGTCGAGAACGCCATCAGCATCGCTTCCTGCACGCCCTTGAAGAACGCCAGCGGCGACCAGCCGCCGATCAGGCGCAGCGCCAGCGAATACACCACCAGCATGTGGATCGCCAGCGCGCCGACCACCACCAGCACGAACGCGCCGAGCCGGATCAGCAGGTCCCAGCCGAACAGCACCGCGAGGTTGAACATGAAGCAGAACACCGCGTACGGCGCCAGCCGGATCACCAGCCCGATCAGGGTCATCGAGATCTGGAACAGCCCCTCGATGCCGCGCTTGAGCACCGCGGTCTGCGGCGTCTGCGTCAGCACCAGGCCGACGCCGAACATCAGCGCGAAGAACATCAGGGCGATGATGTTGGCATTGTTCGACGCCGCGCCGATCACGTTCTGCGGCACGATCGACAGCACCATCTCCATGCCGGTGGGCTGGGTGGCGCTGTCGCGGACGATCGACTGCGCGCGCTCCGCGCCCTCGGCCAGCAGTTGCTGCGCCAGCACCGGATCGACGCCGGCGCCGGGCTTGAAGATGTTGACCATGACCAGGCCCAGCACGACCGCGATGCCGGAAAGCAGGATGGTGTAGGCCAGCGTGCGCCAGCCGATGCGCCCGAGCGAGCCGATGTCGCCCATCTCCGACACGCCGACCACCAGCGCCGAGAACAGCAGCGGCACGATCAGCATGAAGATCAGGCTCAGGAACAGCTGCGAGAACGGCGTGGTGACGTAGCGCGTGAGCGCCTGCACCCAAGCGGCTTCGGCGCCGATGCCGTAGTGGACGAACAGGCCGAGCACCAGGCCGACGGCGAAGCCGATCGCGATCTTCCAGTGGAGTGGCATCGGCGTCTTCGCGCCCGGCGTCGTTCCACTCATCAGGTTCTGTCTCCGTTGCACCAGGCTCGGGAGCTTAGCAAACCGCCGCGCCGTCCCCGGCGGCGCGCCAGCGCCGCGGCACCAGTACCGAACGCACCCCGGAGCTCGACGGTCCTGCCCGCGCGTCCGGCCCGGGCCGCTCGCGGACCGGCCACCGGCACGGCCGGGATGCGCGAGGTCCGGCAGCATCCTGGCGGGACCGTGGCCGTCGGACCCGTATCCGCCGCAAGCTTGTCCGACCGCGTCGCCAGGCGCAGTATGCCCGCTCCCATCCGCGCCGGCCCCCGCCTGGCGCCGCTGGCACTTTCGGCAGATCCGACCCCCCGGCTGTACGGGTGATTGACCCGGGAATACCCCATGAGAATCGTTCGATCGCTGTTCCTGCTGGCTGCGTTGGCCCTGC contains:
- a CDS encoding NUDIX domain-containing protein; translated protein: MAKPTVAGPPVVNERGERLLAFHAAHASPPPRPADFALVLASRGSQVLLVRNARRGLWELPGGWIEPGEAAEHCALRELHEESGYRATALRALGWIGIAGTATGNGAPSTGAIFAARIDGEHAFLAGDEISDAALWLPAALPPDTSAIDAWLVARLAMPE
- a CDS encoding dicarboxylate/amino acid:cation symporter translates to MSGTTPGAKTPMPLHWKIAIGFAVGLVLGLFVHYGIGAEAAWVQALTRYVTTPFSQLFLSLIFMLIVPLLFSALVVGVSEMGDIGSLGRIGWRTLAYTILLSGIAVVLGLVMVNIFKPGAGVDPVLAQQLLAEGAERAQSIVRDSATQPTGMEMVLSIVPQNVIGAASNNANIIALMFFALMFGVGLVLTQTPQTAVLKRGIEGLFQISMTLIGLVIRLAPYAVFCFMFNLAVLFGWDLLIRLGAFVLVVVGALAIHMLVVYSLALRLIGGWSPLAFFKGVQEAMLMAFSTASSNATLPTALKVADENLKLPKKVSRFVLTIGATANQNGTALFEGVTVIFLAQFFGVDLTFGQQFLVMLVCILGGIGTAGVPSGSLPVVALICAMVGVPPEGIGLVLGVNHFLDMCRTTVNVTGDLGIAALVSKGEADTDPDSVLARAREPEPEPEPVPRA
- a CDS encoding acetyl-CoA hydrolase/transferase C-terminal domain-containing protein, with the protein product MTQMLTDLDDAVGWMLEHLPRELQVGAPLGLGKPHRLLNALYTRVAADPARPMTLYTALSLDPPRAAPGLERRFLEPFAQRHFGADFPRLAYVDAQRRDALPPHVSVEEFYLQSGALLGSSQAQRRYASLNYTHVARALADRGVNCIVQKVAANEDGTQLSLSSNTDLTFDAVDAIVAAGLPRPMLVAEIDPQLPWLDGTAAVDAEWFDLVVAPPAPYPRLFALPRQPVGVAEHAIGLYASTLVRDGGTLQIGIGALSDALCHALALRHEDNAAYRRVLHALDPSIERHPAVRASGGLDPFAQGLYGCSEMINEGFRRLVDAGVIRRKVVDKASLMQRVNEGGASALDLELVERDGQFLHGAFYLGSQDFYDWLHGLDDATRSGIGMKRVSEVNELYGLDEGLERLQRRDGRFFNTCMMATALGAAVSDGLDDGRVVSGVGGQYNFVAMAHALPGGRSALLLRSTREAGGEAESNIRWNYGHTTIPRHLRDLYITEYGIADLRGQPDEDCIVAMAGVSDARFADGLLATAKRHRKLRGDFAMPAAWSDHNADALAATLAPFRRDGTLPDYPLGSDFTPVEQRLVRALGWLKSHTGSRRDKLATVAAALAGPGDATDAEAMERMDLSQPRSAGDWLQARLLRLALHRTQAAAA
- the tkt gene encoding transketolase, with the protein product MTTPSRRELANAIRFLAIDGVEAAKSGHPGMPMGMADIAEVLWNDYLRHNPGNPRWPDRDRFMLSNGHGSMLHYALLHLSGYDLSIDEIKRFRQLESKTPGHPENFMTPGVETTTGPLGQGFANSVGFALAEKLLAQRYNRPGFDVVDHRTWVFMGDGCMMEGISHEAASLAGTWGLGKLVAFWDDNGISIDGEVEGWFTDDTPARFEAYGWRVIRNVDGHDPHEIRIAIETALKHDDKPTLVCCRTTIGFGSPAKAGKESSHGAPLGKDEVEATRKALDWPHGPFEVPPAIADAWRANDAGATREAEWNALFEAYAAAHPELATELRRRLRGELPADFSSQADAYIAKLQTEGPVVASRKASQMAIEAFAPLLPELIGGSADLAHSNLTLWKGSQPVTGGSAEANYINYGVREFAMTAIANALSMHCGFIPYDATFLVFSDYARNAVRMSALMRSHAIHVYTHDSIGLGEDGPTHQPVEHLASLRYIPNNDVWRPCDAVESAVAWKSAIERMDGPACLVFSRQNLQHQPRDEQQVRDIARGGYVLKDSVGAPELVLIATGSEVELATKAAEQLGDKVRVVSMPSTTVFDRQDAAYRESVLPNAVRKRIAVEAGVTGFWRQYVGLDGAVIGIDTFGASAPAGELYKHFGITVDAVVEAARAL
- a CDS encoding MBL fold metallo-hydrolase — its product is MTPVVAPFFHEPSSTWSYVVSDPGTRQAAIVDPVLDFDAASGHTGTASAQGLLDHVHGKGLDVRWLLETHAHADHLSAGHWLKGRLPAATLAIGEGIRTVQARFARMFNLGGDFPVDGSQFDHLFADGEGFTVGGIDARVIAVPGHTSDSCAYLVGNALFTGDSLFMPDGGTARCDFPGGSAAQLFRSIQRLYALPEPTRVFVCHDYGPDGRDVACETSIGAQKRGNIHVRADTTEGEFVAVREARDRTLDMPALILPAVQVNIRAGALPEPDDNGVRYLRIPIDTL
- a CDS encoding BolA family protein — protein: MSTKADLLRRALQALSPTYLEVADESHMHSRGLETHYKAVIASEAFAGTRAVQRHQLVYRTLGPLMQQVHALALHTYTPEEWALQDAAPDSPSCRGGSKHDRPAG
- a CDS encoding flavin reductase family protein, whose amino-acid sequence is MKPVRKRAFPVERIRRFLEPGPVLLLCTQWRDERAVMTLGWHMMLGYDLVGTYIWDANRSHALARRSRECTINLPTADLLDVVVGIGNCSSREVDKFERFGLDAAPSRQVAAPGIAQCHATLECTLHETRITRDYPLFVWRVVAARAATSPKLPRTVHYRGEGRFMLSGDEVSRRRLFRPDMLEQ
- a CDS encoding beta-lactamase hydrolase domain-containing protein; amino-acid sequence: MPLPIPRTTALAACFAAAALAAGCATSPAPVAGAGTAAAPQAIPALHAPRPGLLTAGQPAASDWQRLADDGVTTVVNLRPEAEMKGRDARAEVTGAGMAYHALPVAGAGDLTDANAAKLWELVEAGEGTVLVHCASANRSGALLAIGAARSGAMSPTEALAFGQSAGLTHPALEAAVRERLGLTRTPADD